The following proteins come from a genomic window of Sulfitobacter indolifex:
- a CDS encoding ABC transporter ATP-binding protein produces the protein MTDKLLDLSGLTKAYPGVVANDDVSLRIAPGEVHALLGENGAGKSTLVKMIYGLVKPDAGQMQMRGETFAPANPHAARQAGVGMVFQHFSLFDALSVAENIALGMENPPRMRELSQQIRDVSDTYGLPLAPDRIVGDLSAGERQRVEIIRCLLQEPKLLIMDEPTSVLTPQEVEILFKTLRKLSAEGTAILYISHKLEEIRSLCDSATILRLGKVVGHCTPRETSARDMAEMMVGSALKTPTRDSKAPGEVTLTLNKLSARSPHAFGMPLREISVEVRRGEVLGIGGVAGNGQDELLNALSGETLVGAGMVTFDGRDIGLLGPTARRALGVLTAPEERLGHAAVPDMSLTENAMLTGAAREGLERGGMLDWAKARSFAEKIIKTFDVRTPGPGNAARSLSGGNLQKFVIGREVLQRPELLVVNQPTWGVDASAAAAIRQALLDLASGGTAVIVISQDLDELMEISDNFAALNEGRLSPTRPAQGLTVDEIGLMMGGAHGMEVAHV, from the coding sequence ATGACTGATAAACTTCTCGACCTCTCCGGGTTGACCAAGGCCTACCCCGGCGTCGTCGCGAACGATGACGTTTCCCTGCGGATCGCTCCGGGTGAGGTTCACGCCCTGCTGGGTGAGAACGGCGCGGGCAAATCCACGCTGGTCAAAATGATCTATGGGTTGGTCAAACCCGACGCGGGCCAGATGCAGATGCGCGGCGAGACTTTCGCCCCAGCAAACCCCCATGCGGCGCGGCAAGCGGGCGTGGGCATGGTGTTCCAGCACTTCTCGCTTTTTGACGCGCTGAGCGTGGCCGAGAATATCGCACTTGGCATGGAAAACCCGCCGCGTATGCGCGAGCTGAGCCAGCAGATCCGCGATGTCTCAGACACCTACGGCTTGCCGCTGGCGCCGGATCGCATCGTCGGCGATCTTTCGGCTGGGGAGCGTCAGCGCGTTGAGATCATCCGCTGCCTGCTGCAAGAGCCCAAGCTGCTGATCATGGACGAGCCGACCTCGGTCCTGACCCCGCAAGAGGTTGAAATCCTGTTCAAAACCCTGCGCAAGCTCAGCGCCGAAGGCACCGCGATCCTCTATATCTCGCACAAGCTCGAAGAAATCCGCAGCCTGTGCGACAGCGCCACGATCCTGCGGTTGGGTAAGGTCGTCGGCCATTGCACCCCGCGCGAGACCTCGGCGCGCGACATGGCCGAGATGATGGTCGGCTCTGCGCTGAAAACGCCCACGCGCGACAGCAAGGCGCCGGGCGAGGTGACGCTAACGCTCAACAAACTCTCGGCGCGGTCGCCCCACGCTTTCGGCATGCCGCTGCGCGAAATCTCGGTTGAGGTGCGACGCGGCGAGGTGTTGGGCATCGGCGGGGTCGCCGGCAATGGGCAAGACGAACTTCTGAACGCGCTCTCGGGTGAGACGCTGGTCGGCGCGGGCATGGTCACCTTTGACGGGCGCGATATTGGCCTTCTTGGCCCCACCGCGCGCCGGGCGCTTGGCGTATTGACGGCCCCCGAAGAACGCCTCGGCCATGCTGCTGTGCCGGATATGTCGCTCACCGAAAACGCCATGCTGACCGGGGCCGCCCGCGAGGGTCTGGAGCGCGGTGGCATGCTCGACTGGGCCAAGGCGCGCAGCTTTGCCGAGAAAATCATCAAGACGTTCGACGTGCGCACCCCCGGCCCCGGCAATGCGGCGCGGTCGCTGTCGGGTGGGAACCTGCAGAAATTCGTCATCGGACGCGAGGTGCTGCAACGGCCTGAGCTTTTGGTGGTGAACCAGCCAACATGGGGCGTGGACGCCTCTGCTGCCGCCGCGATCCGGCAGGCGCTCTTGGACCTCGCCTCGGGCGGGACCGCCGTGATCGTCATCAGCCAAGACCTTGATGAGCTGATGGAGATTTCCGACAATTTTGCCGCGCTGAACGAAGGCCGCCTATCCCCGACGCGCCCCGCGCAGGGGCTGACGGTCGACGAGATTGGCCTGATGATGGGCGGCGCGCATGGCATGGAGGTGGCGCATGTTTGA
- a CDS encoding aldo/keto reductase: protein MNRMLTSLDGTPASRLAFGTMQFGGRADAAASRAMFDACIAAGITHFDTAHVYTDGASETLLGQFVQDRRDSLIVATKAAYTGGAGRANILASAETSRQRMQLDTLDVLYLHRFDPDTPLTESFAALAEVKQQGHIRKVGLSNFAAWQVVKAAHIAADFGLEITVIQPMYNLVKRQAEVEILPMAHDLDILVAPYSPLGGGLLTGKYATGGTGRLSEDDRYAARYGQEAMHGAAAGLAALARDLGTHPATLAVAWAAAHPTAPTPIISARSLAQLEPSLAALTYQMTPQTYAAIAALSPTPPPATDRLEEQT, encoded by the coding sequence ATGAACCGGATGCTCACCAGCCTTGACGGCACCCCCGCCAGCCGCCTCGCCTTCGGCACGATGCAATTCGGTGGCCGCGCCGATGCGGCGGCCTCCCGCGCGATGTTCGACGCCTGTATCGCGGCGGGGATCACCCATTTCGACACGGCGCATGTCTATACCGATGGCGCCTCTGAAACGCTGCTGGGCCAGTTCGTGCAAGACCGCCGCGACAGCCTGATCGTGGCCACCAAAGCCGCCTATACCGGCGGTGCAGGTCGCGCCAATATCCTCGCCTCTGCCGAAACGTCGCGCCAGCGGATGCAGCTTGATACGCTTGATGTGCTCTACCTGCACCGCTTCGACCCAGACACACCGCTGACCGAAAGCTTCGCCGCGCTGGCCGAGGTAAAACAGCAGGGCCACATTCGCAAAGTAGGCCTGTCAAACTTCGCCGCATGGCAGGTCGTCAAAGCGGCCCATATCGCCGCCGACTTCGGCCTAGAGATCACGGTGATCCAGCCGATGTACAACCTCGTCAAACGTCAGGCCGAGGTGGAAATCCTGCCCATGGCCCATGACCTCGACATCCTCGTCGCGCCCTACTCCCCCCTGGGCGGTGGGCTGCTGACCGGGAAATACGCCACCGGGGGCACAGGTCGCCTCAGCGAAGATGACCGCTATGCCGCCCGCTACGGCCAAGAAGCGATGCACGGAGCTGCTGCCGGTCTTGCCGCCCTCGCCCGCGATCTCGGCACCCACCCTGCGACCCTCGCCGTGGCTTGGGCCGCGGCACATCCAACGGCACCAACACCGATCATCTCCGCCCGCTCTCTGGCACAGCTTGAACCCTCGCTGGCCGCGCTGACCTACCAGATGACACCGCAGACCTACGCCGCGATTGCGGCCCTCTCGCCCACGCCCCCGCCCGCGACAGACCGGCTGGAAGAACAGACATGA
- the xdhB gene encoding xanthine dehydrogenase molybdopterin binding subunit — protein MSVAKSLPHDAAKLHVTGAARYVDDIPTPRGTLHLAFGLSPVAAGDLTGLDLDAVRTAPGVVKVLTAADLEHDCDTSPSNHDEPLLVTGEVHFAGQPLFLVIATSHLAARRAAQLGKPQITPRDPILTVEEALAANSRFEDGPRIYQKGDAATALDKASRRLSGQMELGGQEHFYLEGQAALALPQDNGDMLVHSSTQHPTEIQHKVAHAIGRPMHAVRVETRRMGGGFGGKESQGNALAIACSVAASLTGKPCKMRYDRDDDMIITGKRHDFRISYDVGFDETGRITALDVTHYTRCGWSMDLSLPVADRAMLHADNAYHLNDIRITSHRLRTNTASATAFRGFGGPQGIVGIERVMDHIAYELSLDPLTVRRANYYTDNAHRPTEVEATGTAIDNRTPPEAEADLSSRGAPPAPTDKAPIPAMPSDVQTTPYQQPVTDCIINALTDRLVESCDYEARRAAIAEWNAQNPLLKRGIAITPVKFGISFTLTHLNQAGALVHVYQDGSIHLNHGGTEMGQGLFQKVAQVAASRFGVSPEVVKITATDTTKVPNTSATAASSGSDLNGMAAQNACDTIRERMAEHLAERYQTTPDQVQFADGMVRIGGEQITFAAAAASAYENRVSLSATGFYKTPDIEWDRIAGRGRPFYYFAYGAACTEVVIDTLTGENRILRADLLHDAGASLNPALDIGQIEGAYVQGAGWLTTEELVWDETGTLRTHAPSTYKIPACSDRPPVFNVALWDQPNPVQTVYRSKAVGEPPFMLGISAFMALSDAVAACGSSYGDLQAPATAEAVLAAVGRARK, from the coding sequence ATGAGCGTTGCAAAATCCCTTCCCCATGACGCCGCGAAACTGCATGTCACCGGCGCCGCGCGTTACGTCGATGACATCCCCACCCCGCGCGGCACGCTGCATCTGGCATTTGGTCTCAGCCCCGTCGCAGCGGGCGATCTGACCGGGCTTGACCTTGATGCCGTGCGCACAGCACCGGGCGTGGTCAAAGTGCTGACCGCGGCAGACCTCGAACATGATTGCGACACCTCGCCGTCGAACCATGATGAGCCGCTCTTGGTGACGGGCGAAGTTCACTTCGCAGGCCAGCCGCTCTTTCTGGTTATCGCAACCAGCCACCTCGCCGCACGCCGTGCCGCGCAGCTGGGCAAGCCACAGATCACCCCGCGCGACCCGATCTTGACGGTTGAAGAGGCGCTCGCCGCCAACAGCCGCTTTGAAGACGGACCGCGCATCTATCAAAAGGGCGACGCCGCCACCGCGCTCGACAAAGCCTCGCGCCGCCTATCTGGTCAGATGGAGCTCGGCGGGCAGGAGCACTTCTATCTCGAAGGTCAGGCCGCCCTCGCTCTGCCGCAAGACAATGGCGACATGCTGGTGCATTCCTCGACCCAGCACCCGACCGAGATCCAACACAAGGTGGCCCATGCCATTGGCCGCCCGATGCACGCCGTCCGGGTGGAAACCCGGCGCATGGGGGGCGGTTTTGGTGGCAAGGAAAGCCAAGGCAACGCACTAGCGATCGCCTGTTCGGTGGCAGCATCGCTGACCGGGAAGCCCTGCAAGATGCGCTATGACCGGGATGACGATATGATCATCACCGGCAAGCGGCATGATTTCCGCATCAGTTATGACGTTGGCTTTGACGAGACGGGCCGCATCACCGCACTGGACGTGACCCATTACACCCGCTGCGGCTGGTCGATGGACCTCAGCCTGCCGGTCGCCGACCGCGCCATGCTGCATGCTGACAACGCTTACCATCTGAACGACATCCGCATCACCTCGCACCGGCTGCGCACCAACACCGCCAGCGCCACGGCGTTTCGGGGTTTCGGCGGCCCGCAGGGGATTGTCGGGATCGAGCGCGTCATGGATCATATCGCATATGAGCTGAGCCTCGACCCGCTCACCGTGCGCCGCGCGAACTACTACACCGACAACGCCCACCGCCCGACCGAAGTTGAGGCCACCGGCACCGCCATCGACAACCGCACCCCGCCGGAGGCCGAGGCGGATCTATCGTCACGCGGCGCGCCCCCTGCGCCCACCGACAAAGCTCCGATCCCGGCCATGCCGTCCGATGTGCAAACGACGCCCTACCAGCAGCCGGTCACCGATTGCATTATCAACGCCCTGACCGACCGACTGGTCGAAAGCTGCGATTACGAGGCCCGCCGCGCCGCAATCGCTGAATGGAACGCGCAAAACCCGCTGCTGAAACGCGGCATCGCGATCACGCCGGTAAAATTCGGCATTTCCTTCACGCTCACGCACCTCAACCAAGCCGGGGCGCTGGTGCATGTCTATCAGGATGGCTCAATTCACCTGAACCACGGCGGGACCGAGATGGGGCAAGGGCTGTTCCAGAAGGTTGCGCAAGTTGCCGCCTCGCGCTTCGGCGTCTCACCTGAGGTGGTCAAGATCACCGCCACAGACACCACCAAAGTGCCCAACACCTCGGCCACGGCGGCGTCTTCGGGGTCTGACCTTAACGGCATGGCGGCACAAAACGCCTGCGACACGATCCGCGAGCGCATGGCCGAGCATCTGGCTGAACGCTACCAGACGACGCCGGATCAGGTGCAATTTGCCGACGGCATGGTGCGCATCGGCGGCGAACAGATCACCTTCGCCGCGGCCGCCGCATCGGCCTATGAAAACCGCGTCAGCCTGTCGGCCACCGGCTTTTATAAAACCCCCGACATCGAATGGGACCGCATCGCCGGGCGTGGGCGGCCGTTCTACTACTTCGCTTATGGTGCTGCCTGCACCGAGGTGGTGATCGACACGCTGACCGGCGAAAACCGCATTCTGCGCGCAGACCTTTTGCATGACGCTGGTGCCTCGTTGAACCCGGCGCTGGACATCGGCCAGATTGAGGGCGCCTACGTCCAAGGCGCGGGCTGGCTCACGACCGAGGAACTGGTCTGGGACGAGACCGGCACCCTGCGGACCCACGCACCTTCGACCTACAAAATCCCAGCCTGCTCCGACCGCCCGCCGGTATTCAACGTGGCGCTCTGGGACCAGCCGAACCCGGTACAGACGGTCTACCGCTCCAAGGCCGTGGGGGAGCCGCCGTTTATGTTGGGCATCTCGGCCTTCATGGCCCTGTCGGATGCGGTCGCGGCCTGCGGGAGCAGCTACGGCGACCTGCAAGCGCCCGCCACCGCCGAGGCTGTGCTTGCCGCCGTTGGAAGGGCACGGAAATGA
- a CDS encoding ABC transporter permease: protein MDLSAINPLLFVAGFLVAATPLIFAAIGELVVEKSGVLNLGVEGMMITGAICGFATAVETGSPLLGFAAAAVGGAALSLLFAFLTQVTLANQVASGLSLTLFGLGLSALIGQSYVGIKPPRLGDIDFGPLADIPVIGPILFTHDIILYLGIALVAGVWAVLKFTRAGLILRAVGESHDAAHALGYKVKRIRTAAILFGGACAGLGGAYISLIRVPQWTEGMTAGIGWIALALVVFASWKPWRALLGAYLFGGITQLQLNLQGAGVAIPVEYLAMSPYIITIIVLVVLSADKSAAPASLGRTFHASN, encoded by the coding sequence ATGGATCTTTCCGCAATCAACCCGCTCTTGTTCGTCGCAGGCTTTCTGGTCGCGGCCACGCCGCTGATCTTTGCCGCCATCGGTGAACTGGTGGTCGAGAAATCCGGCGTGCTGAACCTCGGTGTCGAAGGCATGATGATCACCGGCGCGATCTGCGGCTTTGCCACGGCGGTCGAGACCGGCTCGCCGCTCTTAGGATTCGCCGCCGCTGCTGTCGGGGGCGCGGCGCTGAGCCTGCTCTTTGCCTTCCTGACCCAAGTCACTCTGGCGAACCAAGTCGCCTCTGGCCTCTCGCTCACCCTCTTCGGCCTCGGCCTGTCAGCTCTCATCGGGCAAAGCTACGTCGGGATCAAACCGCCACGTTTGGGCGATATCGATTTCGGCCCGCTGGCCGACATCCCCGTCATTGGGCCGATCCTGTTCACCCATGACATCATCCTCTATCTCGGCATCGCTCTGGTGGCAGGTGTCTGGGCGGTGCTGAAATTCACCCGCGCCGGGCTGATCCTACGCGCCGTGGGCGAAAGCCACGATGCGGCCCATGCGCTTGGCTATAAGGTCAAGCGCATCCGTACGGCAGCAATTCTCTTCGGTGGCGCCTGCGCAGGTCTTGGCGGCGCCTACATCAGCCTGATCCGTGTGCCGCAATGGACCGAAGGCATGACCGCCGGGATCGGCTGGATCGCCCTCGCCCTCGTCGTCTTCGCCAGCTGGAAGCCTTGGCGCGCGCTGCTGGGTGCCTATCTTTTCGGCGGCATCACCCAGTTGCAGTTGAACTTGCAAGGCGCGGGCGTTGCCATTCCTGTGGAGTATCTGGCAATGTCGCCGTATATCATCACCATCATCGTTCTGGTGGTGCTGTCGGCAGACAAAAGCGCCGCGCCGGCCTCGCTGGGCCGCACCTTCCACGCCTCAAACTAG
- the xdhC gene encoding xanthine dehydrogenase accessory protein XdhC: MTAIYVEVTATRGSAPRDAGTAMKVTPDTIDGTIGGGALEHQAIAHARRLLAEGRFEDSQTLPLGPGLGQCCGGAVNLRYTAAPRPLDNPTPLPLDATFGSDTPLWLWGAGHVGRAVVAACPANAFAITWIDSAPDRFPATIPAHVTATPAADMPRLAAHAPQNAHHLIFTYSHDIDLALCAALLKRGAETVGLIGSDTKKSRFSRRLRDMGLDPSGIICPIGDKSLGKLPAQIAHGALIALIARTQTKVSA, encoded by the coding sequence ATGACCGCGATCTACGTCGAGGTCACCGCCACGCGCGGATCGGCCCCGCGGGATGCGGGCACGGCGATGAAGGTCACGCCCGACACCATAGACGGGACCATCGGCGGCGGCGCGTTGGAGCATCAGGCGATTGCCCATGCCCGTCGCCTGCTGGCCGAAGGGCGTTTCGAGGACAGCCAAACCCTGCCCCTCGGCCCCGGCCTTGGCCAATGCTGCGGCGGCGCGGTGAACCTGCGCTACACTGCCGCGCCCCGCCCGCTCGACAACCCCACGCCGCTGCCGCTGGACGCCACATTCGGGAGCGACACGCCCCTCTGGCTTTGGGGGGCGGGGCACGTGGGCCGCGCGGTGGTGGCCGCCTGCCCAGCCAACGCCTTTGCCATCACATGGATCGACAGCGCGCCAGACCGTTTCCCAGCCACCATCCCCGCCCATGTCACCGCCACCCCCGCCGCCGACATGCCGCGCCTTGCCGCACACGCACCGCAAAACGCGCACCACCTGATCTTCACCTATTCTCATGACATCGACCTCGCCCTTTGCGCGGCTTTGCTGAAACGCGGGGCGGAAACTGTCGGCCTGATCGGTTCTGACACAAAAAAATCACGCTTTTCCCGCCGCTTGCGCGACATGGGGCTGGACCCCTCTGGCATCATCTGCCCTATTGGCGATAAATCGCTTGGCAAGCTGCCCGCCCAGATTGCACATGGTGCGTTGATCGCTCTCATCGCCCGGACCCAGACAAAGGTTTCCGCATGA
- a CDS encoding BMP family ABC transporter substrate-binding protein: protein MKLTTLMTSAAMALGLATGAMAQDKTKVGFVFVGPVGDGGWTYEHNEGRLAVEEEFGDKVETVFVESVAEGPDSERVMTQMALDGADLIFTTSFGYMDPTINVAKKFPDVKFEHATGYKRADNVSTYSARFYEGRAIQGHIAGSMTESNIIGYIGSFPIPEVIRGINSAYIHAKKVNPDVQFKIVWAYTWFDPAKEADAAKVLIEQGADVVLQHTDSTAPQAAAQEAGNVITFGQASDMAQYGPKPRVSSIIDDWAPYYIDRVKAVMDGTWESKDTWDGIGPGMVGIGEISDAVPADVKAEALELKDKIASGDYHPFTGPINKQDGSAWLAEGETADDGTLAGMNFYVEGIEGTIPQ from the coding sequence ATGAAACTAACCACCCTTATGACCAGCGCCGCCATGGCGCTTGGCCTCGCGACCGGTGCGATGGCCCAAGACAAGACCAAGGTCGGTTTTGTCTTTGTTGGCCCCGTGGGCGACGGCGGCTGGACTTACGAGCATAACGAAGGCCGCTTGGCCGTCGAAGAAGAATTCGGCGACAAGGTCGAGACCGTCTTTGTTGAAAGCGTTGCCGAAGGCCCCGACAGTGAGCGTGTGATGACCCAGATGGCGCTCGACGGCGCGGACCTGATCTTCACCACGTCCTTTGGCTACATGGACCCCACGATCAACGTCGCCAAGAAATTCCCCGATGTGAAGTTCGAGCACGCCACCGGCTACAAACGCGCCGACAACGTCTCGACCTATTCCGCGCGCTTCTACGAAGGCCGCGCCATTCAGGGCCACATCGCGGGCTCGATGACCGAAAGCAACATCATCGGCTACATCGGCTCCTTCCCGATCCCCGAAGTGATCCGCGGCATCAACTCCGCCTATATCCACGCCAAGAAAGTGAACCCCGACGTTCAGTTTAAAATCGTCTGGGCCTACACATGGTTTGATCCGGCCAAAGAAGCCGACGCCGCCAAGGTGCTGATCGAACAGGGTGCCGACGTGGTGCTGCAGCACACCGATTCCACAGCTCCCCAAGCAGCGGCACAGGAAGCGGGCAATGTGATCACCTTCGGTCAAGCCTCCGACATGGCGCAATACGGCCCCAAGCCGCGCGTCTCCTCGATCATCGACGACTGGGCGCCCTACTACATCGACCGCGTCAAAGCGGTCATGGATGGCACATGGGAATCCAAAGACACATGGGACGGCATTGGGCCGGGCATGGTCGGCATCGGCGAGATCTCTGACGCTGTGCCTGCGGACGTGAAAGCCGAAGCGCTGGAACTGAAAGACAAGATCGCATCGGGCGACTACCACCCCTTCACCGGGCCGATCAACAAGCAGGACGGCTCCGCGTGGCTGGCCGAAGGCGAGACCGCCGATGACGGCACGCTCGCGGGCATGAACTTCTATGTCGAAGGCATCGAAGGCACGATTCCGCAATAA
- a CDS encoding glutathione S-transferase family protein, with translation MITVHHLNRSRSQRILWLLEELDQPYDVIRYQRDAKTNLAPPELKLVHPLGKSPMIEIDGQLVVESAAIVDLLCTRFAPEMIPERDTPAFLRHTELMHFAEGSAMTPILLNLYVSRLGDAAAPLHPRISSELDNHYSYMNSLVRPSGHFVQDTLSAADIMLSFPAEVAMRQGRGADYPALKGFVEMIHNRPAYQRALEKGEPQDA, from the coding sequence ATGATCACCGTGCACCACCTCAACCGCTCCCGCTCACAGCGCATCCTTTGGCTGCTTGAGGAGTTGGATCAGCCCTACGACGTCATCCGCTACCAACGGGATGCCAAAACCAACCTCGCCCCGCCCGAATTGAAACTGGTGCACCCTCTGGGCAAATCCCCGATGATCGAGATTGACGGCCAGTTGGTTGTCGAAAGCGCCGCGATCGTTGATCTGCTCTGCACCCGCTTTGCGCCAGAGATGATCCCCGAGCGCGACACGCCCGCTTTCCTGCGCCATACGGAGTTGATGCATTTCGCCGAAGGCTCTGCCATGACGCCGATCCTGCTGAACCTCTATGTCTCGCGCTTGGGCGATGCCGCCGCGCCCCTACATCCGCGTATCAGTTCCGAGTTGGACAACCACTACAGCTATATGAACAGCCTCGTGCGCCCCTCCGGCCACTTCGTACAAGATACGCTTTCGGCGGCGGACATCATGCTCAGCTTTCCTGCCGAAGTCGCCATGCGCCAAGGCCGCGGCGCAGATTATCCGGCCCTCAAGGGCTTTGTAGAGATGATCCACAACCGCCCCGCCTATCAACGCGCGCTCGAGAAAGGCGAGCCGCAAGACGCCTAG
- a CDS encoding ABC transporter permease — MIRLEKRPQPSRALSLSTPIMAVLATFVFGGLLFAVLGKDPVEALQTIFWQPIFGEYAFYYRPQLLIKGAPLVLIAIGLSLGFKAGIWNIGAEGQYIMGAIFGAAAGLAFYPAEGWYVFPLMVIAGAFGGWLWAMIPAILKVRFGTNEILVSLMLVYVAEQFLASMSLGLLKNPEGYGFPGSRNLQQYAPAHNAELFAGSGMHWGVVAALIAVIFAYVLLTKHRLGFAIRVTGEAPRAARFSGVNPARLVLFCLGTSGLLAGLAGMFEVSGPSGQITIDFNVGYGFTAIIVAFLGRLHPIGILLAGGLMALTYIGGDIAQSNLGLPAAAIQVFQGMLLFFLLALDVLTHYRLRIGAAEAV; from the coding sequence GTGATCCGCCTAGAAAAGCGCCCGCAGCCCAGCCGGGCCCTCTCGCTGTCGACACCGATCATGGCGGTGTTGGCGACATTCGTTTTTGGCGGGCTGCTGTTCGCCGTGCTGGGCAAAGACCCGGTTGAGGCGCTGCAAACGATCTTTTGGCAGCCGATCTTTGGCGAATATGCCTTCTACTACCGCCCGCAACTGCTGATCAAAGGGGCACCATTGGTGCTGATCGCCATCGGCCTCAGCCTGGGGTTCAAGGCTGGCATCTGGAACATCGGGGCCGAAGGGCAGTACATCATGGGCGCCATCTTTGGCGCGGCTGCGGGTCTGGCGTTCTACCCCGCAGAGGGCTGGTACGTTTTCCCGCTGATGGTGATCGCGGGCGCATTTGGCGGGTGGCTTTGGGCGATGATCCCGGCCATTCTCAAAGTGCGCTTTGGCACCAATGAAATCCTCGTCTCGCTGATGCTGGTCTATGTGGCCGAGCAGTTCCTTGCCTCTATGTCATTGGGATTGCTAAAAAACCCAGAGGGCTACGGCTTTCCCGGCTCGCGCAACCTGCAACAATATGCGCCTGCGCATAACGCCGAACTGTTCGCCGGCTCGGGCATGCATTGGGGCGTGGTCGCGGCGCTCATCGCGGTGATCTTTGCCTATGTGCTGTTAACCAAACACCGTCTCGGCTTTGCCATCCGCGTCACCGGCGAAGCGCCCCGCGCCGCGCGCTTTTCGGGCGTGAACCCGGCACGGCTGGTGCTGTTTTGCCTTGGCACTTCGGGCCTGCTCGCCGGGCTTGCGGGGATGTTCGAAGTCTCCGGGCCGTCTGGTCAGATCACCATCGACTTCAATGTGGGCTACGGCTTCACTGCGATCATCGTGGCTTTCCTTGGCCGTTTGCACCCCATCGGCATCCTGCTCGCAGGTGGGTTGATGGCGCTGACCTATATCGGCGGTGACATCGCGCAATCCAACCTCGGCCTGCCCGCCGCCGCGATCCAAGTGTTTCAGGGGATGCTTCTGTTCTTCCTGCTCGCTCTGGACGTTCTCACCCATTACCGGCTGCGCATTGGCGCGGCGGAGGCTGTCTGA